One part of the Polycyclovorans algicola TG408 genome encodes these proteins:
- a CDS encoding TonB-dependent receptor — protein sequence MKPLARQGGGVLLLMLCAMPLGAQAPAATQELRGRVLDQSGEIGFEGATVRIEPSGNRAVTSRDGRYRIKNVAPGDYQVIVEYLGAPVEQAPITVVAGEAPRLDILIGDDVQPIDNILVIGQVAGQAGALNQQRAADTLRNIVSADAIGQLPDQNVAEALQRVPGLSIARDQGEGRFVIIRGIDPALSSTTVNGLRVPGPEGDSRQVNLDVISSDLLESLEIVKATTPDMDGDSVGGNVELRSATAFDRGNSLSLRSEGSYNDLAEKWSPKLAVAGTRLFDLGDGVENFGVAAALSWFDRDFGSDGVETPGFVGLEGPGGEFAGLEEAEQRDYTITRERLSATLNFDYLLNDQTDLYWRTLYSDFSDDEVQLSNVYSFNGDAINGLTDDSGAFADSEIEKLNEARKETQTILSTALGAESRLGAHTLDYVLGYAQAEEDNPNGLGATFVGEGLDVGYDLANRKQPRLFSDDPAFADGSTFVLDEIALESSFTRERETSLALNLKRDTTFAGLPGFWKVGAKTRLRNKTGNADAEIFDGFGADVSLADFPNQNVDYPLGVFGPMLSREALRSFFDANRANFELNADDSAIDSLIEDYRLDEDIVAGYVMARIDVGAARWVGGIRVERTDYSARGTQLTIDPEGGSGDPEFQPLNADKRYTDVLPSLNLRYAFTERTLLRASASRNIARPGFEQSAPRTAIEIEEDGGAFERVAEFGNPDLDPLTSDNLDLSFEFYPGGVAIISAGVFYKRINDFFVVSDVAGQPGPYANFDEAITTVNGDSADLYGAELNYSQKLSQLPAPFDGFLVLANLTLVDSEATLPFRTGKTPLPRQSDTLGNVSLGWEKYGVSLRVAATYRSEYLDEIGELDAPETDRYADAHLQFDITGSYRITDAYQVYFNAVNINDEPFYAYFQDRRFTSQYEEYGPTYEVGLKASF from the coding sequence ATGAAACCGCTCGCACGCCAAGGTGGTGGCGTTCTGTTGTTGATGCTGTGCGCCATGCCGCTGGGCGCGCAGGCACCCGCCGCAACGCAGGAGTTGCGCGGCCGCGTTCTGGACCAGTCCGGCGAGATCGGATTCGAAGGCGCCACCGTTCGCATCGAGCCTTCCGGCAACCGCGCGGTGACCTCGCGTGACGGCCGCTACCGCATCAAGAATGTTGCGCCGGGCGACTATCAGGTCATCGTCGAATACCTGGGCGCTCCCGTTGAGCAAGCCCCCATCACCGTGGTGGCGGGTGAGGCGCCGCGCCTCGACATCCTGATCGGTGACGACGTGCAGCCCATCGACAACATTCTGGTCATCGGTCAGGTCGCCGGTCAGGCCGGGGCACTCAACCAGCAGCGCGCCGCCGACACGCTGCGCAACATCGTCTCGGCCGACGCTATCGGCCAGTTGCCCGACCAGAACGTGGCCGAAGCCCTGCAGCGCGTGCCGGGCCTGTCGATTGCCCGCGACCAGGGTGAGGGCCGGTTCGTCATCATTCGCGGCATCGACCCGGCACTGTCGAGCACCACGGTCAACGGCCTGCGCGTGCCCGGCCCCGAGGGCGATTCGCGTCAGGTCAACCTCGACGTCATTTCATCCGATCTTCTTGAGAGTCTCGAAATCGTCAAGGCCACGACCCCGGACATGGATGGCGACTCGGTGGGCGGCAACGTTGAACTCAGAAGCGCCACCGCCTTTGATCGCGGCAACAGCCTGAGCCTGCGCAGCGAAGGCAGCTACAACGACCTCGCCGAAAAATGGAGCCCCAAGCTCGCGGTCGCTGGCACCCGCCTGTTTGACCTTGGCGATGGCGTCGAAAACTTCGGCGTCGCCGCGGCATTGAGCTGGTTTGACCGCGACTTCGGCTCCGACGGCGTCGAGACACCCGGCTTCGTGGGCCTTGAAGGGCCCGGCGGCGAATTCGCTGGTCTCGAAGAGGCCGAGCAACGCGACTACACCATCACCCGCGAGCGGCTCAGTGCCACGCTCAACTTCGACTATCTGCTCAACGACCAGACCGACCTCTACTGGCGCACGCTTTACAGCGATTTCAGTGATGACGAGGTGCAGCTGTCCAACGTCTACAGCTTCAACGGCGACGCGATCAACGGCCTGACCGATGACAGCGGCGCGTTTGCCGACAGCGAGATCGAAAAGCTCAACGAGGCCCGTAAAGAGACCCAGACCATTCTCAGCACCGCCCTCGGTGCCGAAAGCCGGCTCGGCGCCCACACCCTCGACTACGTGCTCGGTTATGCCCAAGCTGAAGAAGACAACCCCAACGGACTCGGCGCAACCTTCGTCGGTGAGGGTCTGGATGTTGGCTACGACCTCGCCAACCGCAAACAACCGCGCCTGTTCAGTGACGACCCCGCATTTGCCGACGGGTCGACCTTCGTGCTGGACGAGATCGCCCTGGAAAGCAGCTTCACCCGCGAGCGTGAAACCTCACTGGCACTCAACCTCAAGCGCGACACCACCTTCGCCGGCCTGCCGGGCTTCTGGAAGGTGGGCGCCAAAACCCGCCTGCGCAACAAGACCGGCAATGCCGACGCCGAAATCTTCGACGGCTTCGGCGCCGATGTCAGCCTTGCCGACTTCCCCAACCAGAACGTGGACTACCCACTGGGGGTTTTCGGCCCGATGTTGTCGCGCGAAGCGTTGCGCAGCTTCTTCGACGCCAACCGCGCCAACTTCGAGTTAAACGCCGACGACAGCGCCATCGACTCGCTGATCGAGGACTACCGGCTCGACGAAGACATCGTCGCCGGTTACGTCATGGCCAGGATCGACGTTGGCGCCGCGCGATGGGTCGGCGGCATCCGCGTCGAGCGCACCGATTACAGCGCCCGCGGCACGCAGCTGACCATCGACCCTGAAGGCGGTAGCGGCGACCCGGAGTTTCAGCCGCTCAACGCCGACAAGCGCTACACCGACGTGCTGCCGAGCCTGAACCTGCGGTACGCCTTTACCGAACGCACGCTGTTGCGCGCTTCAGCGTCTCGCAATATCGCGCGTCCCGGCTTTGAGCAGTCGGCACCGCGCACGGCCATCGAAATTGAAGAGGATGGCGGCGCCTTCGAACGCGTCGCCGAGTTTGGCAACCCCGATCTCGACCCGTTGACGTCCGACAATCTTGACCTGTCGTTCGAGTTTTATCCCGGCGGCGTCGCGATCATCTCGGCCGGGGTGTTCTACAAGCGCATCAACGACTTCTTCGTGGTGTCGGACGTGGCCGGCCAGCCGGGTCCGTACGCCAATTTCGACGAGGCCATCACCACCGTCAACGGCGACAGCGCCGACCTGTACGGGGCGGAGTTGAACTACTCGCAGAAACTCTCGCAGTTGCCCGCCCCGTTCGACGGTTTTCTGGTGCTGGCCAACCTGACGCTGGTGGACAGCGAGGCGACCTTGCCCTTCCGCACCGGCAAGACGCCGTTGCCGCGCCAGTCCGACACCTTGGGCAACGTGTCGCTGGGCTGGGAAAAATACGGCGTCAGCCTGCGCGTGGCCGCAACCTACCGCAGCGAATACCTCGATGAAATCGGCGAACTGGATGCCCCCGAAACCGACCGCTACGCAGACGCACATTTGCAGTTCGACATCACCGGCAGCTACCGGATCACCGATGCCTACCAGGTGTACTTCAACGCCGTGAACATCAATGACGAACCCTTCTACGCCTACTTTCAGGACCGTCGCTTCACTTCACAGTACGAAGAGTACGGTCCGACCTACGAAGTGGGCCTGAAGGCCAGTTTCTGA
- a CDS encoding phospholipase A, which produces MRPPSTSRSVPFFALLCLALATGAHAETAENGSFGPAGPQPFEASPLAPTPSGAPPPQEEDGLADDGFQIGKRDPNAYSIISVSRGLSTHRPMYMLPVAYGRGVEGLDTEMVFQISAKQRLFVTNFFFGYTQKSFWQIYDQDRSRPFRETNYNPEVFYRWTPDPEVWHHWGVDVGLEHESNGQSLPESRSWNRVYVTPFQAKGRNLRYIKIWYRLPEDRKDDAMDPKGDDNPDIHRFMGYAEAHVQRQLGGGSLGHLMVRGNPSTGKGAVMLNYTWPSADGYMFYMLSLFHGYGESLIDYDRSITRIGVGFAFTR; this is translated from the coding sequence ATGCGCCCGCCCTCCACCTCACGATCCGTCCCGTTTTTCGCCCTGCTGTGCCTGGCCTTGGCAACTGGCGCGCACGCCGAAACGGCTGAAAACGGAAGTTTCGGACCGGCCGGACCTCAGCCCTTCGAGGCCAGTCCCCTCGCGCCGACTCCGTCTGGCGCGCCGCCGCCGCAGGAGGAGGACGGGCTGGCCGATGACGGCTTCCAGATCGGCAAACGTGACCCCAACGCCTATTCCATCATTTCGGTCTCGCGCGGCCTGTCGACCCATCGGCCGATGTACATGTTGCCGGTCGCCTACGGACGTGGCGTGGAAGGACTGGACACCGAAATGGTGTTTCAGATCAGCGCTAAACAGCGCCTGTTCGTCACCAATTTCTTCTTCGGCTACACGCAGAAATCGTTCTGGCAAATTTACGATCAGGACCGCTCGCGACCCTTCCGCGAAACCAACTACAACCCCGAAGTGTTCTACCGCTGGACGCCCGACCCCGAGGTCTGGCACCACTGGGGAGTCGATGTGGGGCTGGAGCACGAATCCAACGGCCAGAGCCTGCCCGAGTCACGCAGCTGGAATCGGGTCTACGTCACCCCGTTTCAGGCCAAGGGCCGCAACCTGCGTTACATCAAGATCTGGTATCGGCTGCCGGAAGATCGCAAGGACGACGCGATGGACCCCAAGGGCGATGACAACCCCGACATTCACCGTTTCATGGGCTACGCCGAAGCGCATGTGCAACGCCAACTCGGCGGCGGCAGCCTCGGCCACCTGATGGTGCGGGGCAACCCGTCGACCGGCAAAGGTGCGGTGATGCTCAACTACACCTGGCCGTCGGCCGACGGTTACATGTTCTACATGCTCAGCCTGTTCCACGGCTACGGCGAAAGCCTCATCGACTATGACCGGTCGATCACCCGCATCGGCGTCGGGTTTGCGTTTACGCGGTAA
- a CDS encoding type IV toxin-antitoxin system AbiEi family antitoxin domain-containing protein produces the protein MALANRQGVLRPVDLAPLGIQAEVLRRLLARGLIKKIGRGRYVPAGVRMDPPLVWASVARAVPNGVICLRSALAIHKVMPMPLQPVDLAIERRAAKPRLAEPSLWIARMGDEAFTEGVDVLVMHGVAVPVYSLEKTLADLFKFRNKIGPHIAVDALRAALQRNQVHLDRLQHYARICRVERVMRPYLDALVTPLS, from the coding sequence ATGGCGCTGGCCAATCGCCAGGGTGTGCTGCGCCCCGTCGACCTCGCGCCGCTGGGCATCCAGGCCGAGGTGCTGCGCCGCCTGTTGGCGCGCGGCCTGATCAAGAAAATTGGTCGCGGACGGTACGTTCCCGCCGGCGTCCGCATGGACCCACCGCTGGTATGGGCCAGCGTCGCCCGTGCCGTGCCCAATGGCGTGATCTGTCTGCGCAGCGCGCTGGCAATTCACAAGGTCATGCCCATGCCGCTGCAGCCGGTGGACCTGGCCATCGAGCGCCGCGCCGCCAAGCCGCGACTCGCCGAGCCCAGTCTGTGGATCGCACGGATGGGCGATGAGGCGTTCACCGAAGGGGTTGACGTACTGGTCATGCACGGCGTGGCTGTGCCGGTGTACAGCCTCGAAAAAACCCTGGCCGACCTGTTCAAGTTCCGCAACAAGATTGGCCCGCACATTGCCGTCGACGCCTTGCGCGCCGCATTGCAGCGGAATCAGGTGCACCTCGACAGGCTGCAGCATTACGCGCGCATCTGCCGCGTCGAGCGGGTCATGCGACCTTATCTGGATGCGCTGGTCACGCCCCTTTCCTGA
- a CDS encoding adenylate/guanylate cyclase domain-containing protein codes for MALAFWSADRRSPTSIALAVALGSLGISIALQVMLFDPRFTDLLLPWSAPMAIFEGLTIAAVLEWLLRLRRTLPAGAGVNIRFGDRALRCGQASALVYVLLSFAAPELRVEAFLQAYDQHGWAFVQQPGFWLFAAPILAATFFGLIGVVLLLRRRPDRAEGVRLIAMSIAVPFLVAGFVLPTDYAAMSVVLGEVCFLVGAVRYHVLQGQRGQFMSRFLSPQVARLVAERGLDRAMQENQLEISVIACDLRGFTAYAGAVDSHQVLRVLREYYDAVGRVVGMFGGTIKDYAGDGVLILVGAPLPIEHHARCAVEMARQIRQETRRLIHQWNVPGHPLGIGIGVGTGVVTVGVIGAASRLEYTAVGSTVNLAARLCAGAADGEILVDQRTVAYVGETGLSVRAPVRVKGITEPVPHFALFAEQRGVEAAPSA; via the coding sequence ATGGCGCTCGCCTTCTGGTCGGCCGACCGCCGCTCGCCCACCAGCATCGCGCTGGCGGTGGCACTGGGTTCGTTGGGTATTTCCATCGCCCTGCAGGTGATGCTGTTCGATCCGCGATTCACCGACCTGCTGTTGCCATGGTCGGCGCCCATGGCGATCTTCGAGGGCCTGACCATCGCCGCGGTTCTGGAGTGGCTGCTGCGCTTGCGGCGCACCCTGCCGGCCGGAGCCGGGGTGAATATCCGCTTCGGTGATCGCGCCCTGCGCTGTGGGCAGGCATCGGCACTGGTTTACGTGCTGCTGTCGTTTGCCGCGCCCGAGCTGCGCGTCGAGGCGTTCTTGCAGGCCTATGATCAGCACGGCTGGGCCTTTGTCCAACAGCCGGGCTTCTGGCTGTTTGCGGCGCCGATCCTGGCCGCCACCTTTTTCGGTTTGATTGGCGTGGTGCTGCTGCTGCGCCGCCGGCCCGACCGCGCCGAAGGCGTGCGGCTGATCGCGATGAGCATCGCCGTGCCGTTTCTGGTCGCCGGCTTTGTGTTGCCCACCGACTACGCCGCCATGAGCGTGGTCCTCGGCGAGGTCTGCTTTCTGGTCGGGGCGGTGCGTTATCACGTCCTGCAGGGGCAACGCGGGCAATTCATGAGTCGCTTTTTGTCACCACAGGTGGCGCGGCTGGTCGCCGAGCGCGGGCTGGACCGCGCCATGCAGGAAAACCAGTTGGAGATCAGCGTCATTGCCTGCGACCTGCGCGGGTTTACCGCCTATGCCGGCGCGGTCGACTCCCACCAGGTGCTGCGCGTGCTGCGTGAGTACTACGACGCCGTCGGCCGCGTGGTGGGCATGTTTGGCGGCACCATCAAGGACTATGCCGGCGACGGCGTGCTGATTCTGGTCGGTGCGCCGCTACCCATCGAGCACCACGCGCGTTGCGCCGTCGAAATGGCGCGACAGATTCGCCAGGAGACACGACGGCTGATTCACCAGTGGAATGTTCCCGGCCATCCGCTGGGCATCGGCATCGGCGTTGGCACCGGCGTGGTGACCGTCGGCGTGATTGGCGCCGCCAGCCGCTTGGAATACACCGCCGTGGGCTCGACCGTAAACCTTGCCGCGCGGCTCTGCGCCGGCGCGGCCGATGGCGAGATTCTCGTCGACCAGCGCACCGTGGCCTATGTGGGCGAGACCGGACTGTCGGTGCGCGCACCGGTGCGGGTCAAAGGCATCACTGAGCCGGTGCCGCATTTCGCCCTGTTTGCCGAGCAACGCGGAGTCGAAGCGGCGCCAAGCGCCTGA
- a CDS encoding MFS transporter: MRSPNDARQWPLLLASTLTVMAGAALAPALPTLQAAFHDTPHADVLTRQLLTVPALFIVLAAPIAGWLVDRVGRVRLLAASILLYVLAGSVGGLLDRLDAILVSRALLGVAVAGIMTSVTTLIADYFDGVTREQVFGRQGAFMSFGGVVFLIGGGLAADVHWRATFLVYTVPVMLLWWAARLPEPLVRQPLSMAVTQRLPRVKVGLIYGAGLTGMMMFYVIPVQLPYRLVEISGANGTVTGFTIALSNVAGTIAGLSFARLRRHLQPLHIVTLVYVLMASGYVLIGLAQHIPMVLAGLALSGFGLGLTVPNLSTWLSSFTPPEMRGRMMGGLTAAVFIGQFVSPLVAQPFVDAHGTAGPFLAAAVLLTLLAGLAWGLRNRA; the protein is encoded by the coding sequence ATGAGATCCCCCAACGACGCCCGCCAATGGCCGCTGCTGCTGGCCAGTACCCTCACCGTGATGGCCGGTGCCGCCCTGGCGCCGGCCTTGCCCACCCTTCAGGCGGCGTTTCACGACACGCCGCATGCCGACGTGCTCACCCGGCAACTGCTGACCGTGCCGGCCCTGTTCATCGTGCTGGCAGCGCCCATCGCCGGTTGGCTGGTGGACCGCGTCGGTCGGGTGCGCTTGCTGGCCGCGTCGATCCTGCTTTACGTGCTGGCCGGCAGCGTTGGTGGATTGCTGGATCGGCTGGACGCAATACTCGTCAGCCGCGCGCTGCTGGGCGTCGCGGTGGCGGGCATCATGACCAGCGTCACCACCTTGATTGCCGACTACTTTGACGGGGTGACTCGCGAGCAGGTGTTCGGGCGCCAAGGCGCATTCATGAGCTTCGGCGGCGTCGTATTTCTGATTGGCGGCGGGCTGGCGGCCGACGTGCACTGGCGCGCCACGTTTCTGGTGTACACCGTGCCCGTCATGCTGCTGTGGTGGGCCGCGCGCCTGCCCGAACCCTTGGTCAGGCAACCCCTGTCGATGGCGGTCACCCAGCGTCTGCCGCGCGTCAAGGTGGGGCTGATCTACGGCGCCGGTCTTACCGGCATGATGATGTTCTACGTCATTCCCGTGCAGTTGCCCTACCGACTGGTGGAAATATCGGGCGCCAACGGCACCGTCACCGGTTTCACCATCGCGTTGAGCAACGTGGCCGGAACGATTGCGGGGCTGTCGTTTGCGCGGTTACGGCGACACCTGCAACCACTTCACATCGTCACGCTGGTGTACGTGCTGATGGCCAGCGGTTATGTCCTGATCGGCCTCGCCCAACACATCCCGATGGTGTTGGCCGGACTGGCGCTTTCCGGGTTCGGCTTGGGACTGACCGTGCCCAACCTGTCGACCTGGCTGTCGAGCTTCACCCCACCCGAGATGCGCGGGAGGATGATGGGCGGCCTCACCGCAGCCGTCTTCATTGGGCAATTCGTGTCGCCGCTGGTCGCCCAGCCTTTCGTCGATGCGCACGGCACCGCCGGGCCGTTTCTGGCGGCTGCGGTGCTGTTGACGTTGCTGGCCGGGCTGGCGTGGGGGTTGCGGAACCGGGCCTAA
- a CDS encoding outer membrane beta-barrel protein has protein sequence MKISIAGLAVAIAVGVMVTPPISLAQAPQSGLYIGGGIGYNRFEGEDFPTSQNQVEDLEDERVSYKGIAGVTLGSLFALEGQYIQFGDFEEGAVEADVTGFTASALIHLPISSNFSLFGKAGALLWDREISINGQSAADDDGTDFTFGLGARLALSRSLGLRLDYERFTLDDTDIDTASVNLLFHF, from the coding sequence ATGAAGATTTCAATCGCAGGTTTGGCGGTAGCCATTGCCGTTGGTGTGATGGTGACGCCGCCGATCAGTCTCGCCCAGGCACCGCAGAGCGGCCTCTACATCGGCGGCGGTATCGGCTACAACCGTTTCGAAGGCGAAGATTTTCCCACCAGTCAGAATCAAGTCGAAGACCTTGAGGACGAGCGGGTCAGCTACAAGGGCATCGCGGGTGTAACGCTGGGGTCATTGTTCGCGCTCGAAGGCCAGTACATCCAGTTCGGCGATTTCGAGGAGGGCGCCGTCGAGGCCGACGTCACCGGCTTCACGGCCAGCGCACTGATCCATCTGCCGATCAGTTCCAATTTCAGCCTGTTTGGCAAAGCCGGCGCCCTGCTGTGGGACCGCGAGATCAGCATCAATGGGCAGTCGGCGGCCGATGACGACGGCACCGACTTCACCTTTGGTCTCGGCGCACGGCTGGCGCTGAGCCGCTCGTTGGGGCTGCGCCTCGACTACGAACGGTTCACGCTCGATGACACCGACATCGATACGGCGTCGGTCAATCTGTTGTTCCACTTCTGA
- a CDS encoding response regulator transcription factor produces the protein MFIDDHPIYCDGLAFALRHWMPNLKLVTVVNGAQALAVLQGCDVDLVLSDYRLPDDDGISVLSRIAARHPSVALGVLCSDVTPLLAQKAQRIGAVACLSKERDMASMAEVLGRLFSGETVFDAVPLCATRNGISEHRLTIIRLAADGQSNKEIARVLGISERTVKDHWSIVFERLGVVNRIQAIRQAQKQGLIEST, from the coding sequence TTGTTCATCGATGACCATCCCATCTATTGCGACGGGTTGGCGTTCGCGCTGCGCCACTGGATGCCCAACCTGAAGCTGGTGACCGTGGTCAATGGCGCCCAGGCACTTGCCGTGTTGCAAGGCTGTGATGTCGATCTTGTGCTCTCCGATTACCGGCTGCCGGACGATGATGGAATTAGCGTACTGAGCCGCATCGCCGCGCGGCACCCGTCGGTCGCTCTGGGTGTGTTGTGCTCCGACGTGACCCCTCTGCTGGCCCAGAAAGCGCAGCGCATCGGCGCCGTCGCCTGTCTTTCGAAGGAGCGGGACATGGCCTCGATGGCAGAGGTACTGGGGCGCCTGTTCAGTGGCGAAACGGTTTTTGATGCGGTTCCGCTGTGCGCCACGCGCAACGGCATCAGCGAGCATCGGCTCACCATCATCCGGCTGGCGGCCGATGGCCAGTCAAACAAGGAAATTGCGCGGGTGCTGGGCATCTCCGAGAGAACGGTCAAGGATCACTGGTCGATCGTTTTCGAGCGGCTCGGCGTCGTCAACCGGATACAGGCCATCCGGCAGGCGCAGAAACAGGGACTGATCGAATCCACGTGA
- a CDS encoding ATP-binding protein → MNITDPPVASRSLEQKVRIACLQEQYAKSPLPALGVCSVSMLCAVPGWFYLPRSVVVGYLLAMFGYQGLMLGLSQWVYRQRDIGLSLQQVAWASTAIYAVSGVAIGVSSVVLYRIGGEPMFLFVVLVQLGLAAGSLGTSAYHPPSMLAYLLPAMGIFIGDLLLHDRSFTVNVVVVGLIFDLFYVIVMGHEQSRSIHTAVRLTFQNDDLLRRLQVQTEVAQAARRQVERDSEYKSRFFASASHDLRQPVHALNVYTSLLNSVETEAERDEIVERIGTCVATLDDLFGALLTVSRAEDSTEEQVGRTPQPLQGIFDTVLHQFGPLAEQKGLSLRVVPTSVWVSGDRLALERLLSNLVSNAIRFTPQGKVRIGVRRRALGKVSVQVLDTGIGIDPALRDRIFEEFFQAANPGRHADRGFGLGLVIVSRLARALDYRVSVDSRPGRGSCFSVLVPQVPEPKQASVKPQPAASGRFSSPISLLLVDDDPLVRDALTRLFADWQVEADVCGSSHEAYALAREQGNRWDCLLLDQRLDEVTTGVELADQLRGLLHRELPVALLTGEDIGPWTLEAQARSFTVLHKPVKMIRLRAFIAASANQSRR, encoded by the coding sequence ATGAACATAACCGACCCCCCTGTCGCATCACGCTCGCTGGAACAGAAGGTTCGGATCGCCTGCCTGCAGGAGCAGTACGCCAAAAGCCCGTTGCCGGCGCTTGGCGTCTGCTCGGTATCGATGCTGTGCGCCGTGCCGGGCTGGTTCTACCTGCCCCGGTCGGTGGTGGTGGGCTATCTGCTGGCAATGTTCGGCTACCAGGGCCTGATGCTGGGGCTCAGTCAGTGGGTGTATCGACAGAGGGATATCGGCCTCAGCCTGCAACAGGTGGCCTGGGCGAGTACCGCGATCTATGCGGTGAGCGGGGTCGCCATCGGCGTGTCCAGCGTGGTGCTTTACCGAATCGGTGGCGAGCCCATGTTTCTGTTTGTGGTGCTGGTGCAACTTGGGCTGGCGGCGGGCAGCCTCGGCACGTCGGCCTACCACCCGCCCAGCATGCTGGCTTATCTGCTGCCGGCAATGGGTATTTTCATCGGCGACCTGCTCCTCCACGACCGCAGCTTCACGGTTAATGTGGTCGTGGTGGGTCTGATCTTTGATCTGTTCTACGTCATTGTGATGGGCCACGAGCAATCGCGCAGCATTCACACGGCAGTGCGCCTGACCTTCCAGAACGACGATCTGCTCCGGCGCCTTCAGGTCCAGACCGAGGTTGCGCAGGCGGCTCGCCGCCAGGTTGAACGGGACAGCGAATACAAGTCGCGCTTTTTTGCCAGCGCCAGCCACGACCTCCGCCAGCCGGTGCATGCACTCAACGTCTACACCTCACTTCTCAACTCTGTCGAGACAGAAGCCGAACGCGATGAGATCGTTGAGCGTATCGGAACCTGTGTGGCAACCCTCGACGACCTTTTTGGTGCGCTGCTCACGGTATCCCGTGCCGAGGACAGCACCGAGGAGCAGGTCGGCAGGACGCCCCAGCCCCTGCAGGGGATCTTCGATACCGTCTTGCATCAGTTCGGACCATTGGCCGAACAAAAAGGGCTGTCGCTGCGCGTGGTGCCCACGTCGGTGTGGGTCAGCGGCGATCGTCTTGCGCTGGAACGACTGCTCAGCAATCTCGTGTCCAATGCCATCCGCTTCACGCCACAGGGCAAGGTTCGCATCGGCGTGCGTCGGCGTGCACTCGGCAAGGTGTCAGTGCAGGTGCTCGATACCGGGATCGGCATCGACCCTGCGCTGCGGGACCGCATTTTTGAAGAGTTTTTCCAGGCCGCCAACCCGGGTCGGCACGCCGATCGCGGGTTCGGTTTAGGGCTGGTGATCGTCAGCCGACTGGCGCGCGCACTCGACTACCGAGTTTCAGTGGACTCACGGCCGGGGCGTGGTAGCTGCTTCTCGGTGCTCGTGCCGCAGGTGCCCGAACCGAAGCAGGCGAGTGTGAAGCCGCAACCAGCGGCGAGCGGCCGCTTCTCCAGCCCGATCAGTCTGCTGCTGGTGGATGACGACCCGCTGGTTCGCGACGCGCTGACCCGACTGTTCGCCGACTGGCAGGTTGAGGCCGATGTCTGTGGTTCCAGCCACGAGGCCTATGCACTGGCACGAGAGCAAGGCAACCGTTGGGACTGCCTGTTGCTCGACCAGCGCCTCGACGAGGTCACCACCGGGGTCGAGCTCGCGGACCAGTTGCGGGGCCTGCTGCACCGCGAACTACCGGTCGCGCTGTTGACTGGCGAAGACATCGGCCCCTGGACGCTGGAAGCGCAGGCGCGCAGCTTCACCGTGTTGCACAAGCCGGTAAAGATGATCCGCCTGCGTGCCTTCATTGCCGCCAGCGCGAACCAATCTAGAAGATAA